The genomic stretch ACTGTTCGTAAATAATATGACGAATAATCGGGTTAGCATCGTATGGTTCAACACCAGCTCGAAAGTCGCCTCACACCTGAAAACGGTTGACAGCACGAATAAGACTATCATTAATAATGCCATCAATGGCCTTGGCGCAAGCGGCGGCACTCAAATAGCGCTGGGTATAAACTCGGCAATAGCCGAACTCACCGGCCCGTACTCGAATAGTTCCAATAAAAAGGCGGCAATACTACTCTCGGATGGCTATTCCCAGAGCCCCGGCAATGATATAGCCGCGGCGTATACTGCCAAGAACGACAGTATAACCATATTTACAATAGGGATGGGCATGCCCGATATGAAAACACTGGGCGACATAGCCAATATCACTGGCGGCACTTTCAATATGACGACGTCTGCGATTGATCTGCAATACGTCTATGGGAACATCTCGCAACAACTCAACCAGATCGTCGCCAATAAGACGGATATGCACATAATCACGAATTGCACGTATATCAATGGCACGCTATACCCGGATGCGGTTTACGTTCCCGGCAGCGCTTATGTCAAGTACCCCAATGGTACGGTAGTGCAGCAGGACCCGTCTATAAATTCGAACGGCACCTATGACCTCAGGTGGAACCCGGGCGTCATCAAGCTCAATGATACCTGGACTCTCAATTATCAGCTCCGGGTAATAATGCCGGGCCCGATACAGCCCATCACCAACCAGAGCTACATTAACTTCACCCGGGAGGACGGAAGCAATGATAGCGCCATGTTCACCACGGAAAGCCTGTTCGTTAACGGTACCAGCCCTGGTAACCTGTCCCTATCGACGTTACCCGGGCCCAACGTAACGATACTTTCGCCATTACCCAAGACGGGATATAACACGACTCCGCCGACGCAGAAGATCGCCTGGCAGGTGAATTATACGGGTAACTATTCGTATAATGAGACGATAACCCAGATCGACTCAAGTGGCACGATAACAGCTTTATACCCGAGCGCCAAATATCCAGCAGGCACGTTCGACGGTAACAGCAACCGTACGTTCAGCTTTGACTGGGACAGCAGCCAGATTGCGGGCGACTATTCGATATTGATCATCGCCGATGACCACCACGGTGATCCGGGCAGCGATAGCGTTTTACTCCGCATCAGGTATGCCAACGGCCAGATCATACTCGTTTAAAAAGGAGCCACCATGGTAAAAATAACGTATATAATAACGGGCGCTGTACTAATAGTAGCTCTGGTCGCCATCGGGGCCTTCGTTTATTATCATGGCAGCGCTCCGACCGCTCCTGCCCCAACTCCCTGGCCTGCGCCCGGCCTGACCAACGGGACCGAGGCCGGGATAACGGCCTTCCAGGCATTATCTCTTGGTAATAACGATGCTAGCGTAAAACGCTGGATGGCGAATAATAAGAACGCGTCAATAGCGGAAATCTCTTCGGAATTCTGCGACGGGGGCCTATCCGATACCTGGAAGCTGACCTATGCCTCGGATTCAGAGGAGGCGACGGTTAAGATAGGGAACATGACTGTACAAGACGTCACGTTTGCCAAAACGCCTGAAAGAGTATTCCCCCGGCAACAGCTCATCACGGATAAGCTGATAGACAGCGATAGGGCATGCGGGATAGCTTCGAATTCACTGGCGAATATCGGCGATGCCACGGACGGACCTGCTTCGATCACCCTGACCATGAAGGGGTCTGGAACGCCCATATGGGATATTAACTACCCGATCGCCTCGGGCTATTACATATTCCGTATTGACGCCTCGGGCGGTAAAATAACCGAGAGCGTGCAAGTCAATGGAAGTTGAAGCATATGCTGAGAGACGATGATTCCGGCCAATTCTTATTGCTTACAGGGGTCGTGATATCCATAGGAATGGTCATACTCCTGATCTTCCTCAACCAATCCTCCATGGGTGGCTACTCATCATCAGACTCGATAATGAGCTTCCCGAAGAACGACATCAGAGACCTCCGGATCGAGACCATAAACGAGGCGATTTCACTGGGGGCCCGGGAGAATAATAACCCGTATTATGGTTATAATAATTCGACGAGAGGGCAAATCAGGTCGGACATGTTCAATGCCTCGTTCATCGGGTACGCCTCGGACATTGCGAGCCTGAGTGCCAGGAACGGGTACCTGGCAAGCGTAAGCGCCATACCCGGTGTGGAAAACCAGACGATCAGCAACGCCACGGTCTCCGTATACTATAACAATGGCGAGACTATGTATAACGAGACGCTGACGGTCGTTATAGCTTAGGTGTGGGACAATGAGAGCCGGATTATTGAGCGATGATACGGGTGTAACCTCAATCGTGGAATATATCGTGACCTTCATAATCGCATCTATATTGTTCTCGATCGTGCTGCTCATGGCCAATAGCATGTTCATCGATGGGCCCCAGCGGACGGTGTCAAAAGTCCAGTTTACGGACATTGGCAATGACCTGACCGCCAAGGTCGTGGACACATATCTCATCGCCCCCGAACCCGGCGAATATTCCACGACGTTCGACGTTTCCACGACGTTCGACATGCCTCTGACCGTGGCCAGCAATTCCTATATGGCCGACATCGGTAGCGGTAATAATCCGAACCAGGATGACAGGGAGATCGACGTTTATTCGCCTTCCAATGGCGTGTCCATTAACATGACGCTGAATGGCATCAGTTCCACCATACCGGTAAATGGCAGCACGTCCAGCCTCAGCGGCACCCATCGGATATACTATCAACGCAAATAGGATATACTATCAAGTTTCAAAGCATAGAAGGGATGAGGAGATCTATGAAACGGGTGTTCATCGAGGATGAGGCAGTCTCAGAGACACTGGGCTATATTCTTATATTCGGGATAGTGCTTACCTGCATTGCATTTATCCTGCTGGTCGGGAACAGTATGCTCGACACCGCAAAAAGCCAGAACAATTTTAAGAGCATGGAACAGGGACTGACCGTGCTGAGCAGTGATATGAAGCAGGTGGCACTGGAAGGGACGCCCGTGAAGACGACACGGATCCATATGGAAGGCGGATCTATCGCGAATTATAATGCCTCGAATGAGCTCATTGTCAAGTTCAACGGGGTTACGGAATATGATAATTATACGGGCAATATCACGTTCCAGTCAAGTACGGACCCCAGCATTATTTCCATTGAGAACGGCGGCCTCTGGGAGATGACAAATATAAATAGCAGCGATATTGTCGTATTAAA from Methanocella sp. encodes the following:
- a CDS encoding DUF7266 family protein, with amino-acid sequence MSDDTGVTSIVEYIVTFIIASILFSIVLLMANSMFIDGPQRTVSKVQFTDIGNDLTAKVVDTYLIAPEPGEYSTTFDVSTTFDMPLTVASNSYMADIGSGNNPNQDDREIDVYSPSNGVSINMTLNGISSTIPVNGSTSSLSGTHRIYYQRK
- a CDS encoding DUF7289 family protein, whose translation is MKRVFIEDEAVSETLGYILIFGIVLTCIAFILLVGNSMLDTAKSQNNFKSMEQGLTVLSSDMKQVALEGTPVKTTRIHMEGGSIANYNASNELIVKFNGVTEYDNYTGNITFQSSTDPSIISIENGGLWEMTNINSSDIVVLKPRIYYIPQTKTLIMNVIRLGGNMSAIGGSATVDINLQYSTTNVYSYSVPAGSMTITFNTAYPRAWSRFLIDDNVLAPAGATTLTALDNNSFTVNVNQPQVSNLIISEHWINASIG